A window from Chroicocephalus ridibundus chromosome 11, bChrRid1.1, whole genome shotgun sequence encodes these proteins:
- the GM2A gene encoding ganglioside GM2 activator — translation MLAAGLALALAALQLCPAALGGAQPPLLVERSGSRRLSKVGGFAWEDCGDGKDPVVLKSLSVVPDPISIPGSLRVSAAVSSSKAMASPLKAVLVVEKALGDLWIQLPCIDQLGSCTYNDVCTILDDLIPPGTTCPEPLLTYGIPCHCPFKAGSYSLPASDFDLPDVELPAWMTNGNYRVRAVVSSGGQELGCVKLAFSLQSQ, via the exons atgctggcggcggggctggcgctGGCGCTCGCcgccctgcagctctgcccggccgCGCTCGGCGGCGCGCAGCCGCCGCTGCTGGTGGAGCGGAGCGGTTCCCGCAGGCTGAGCAAG GTCGGTGGCTTTGCCTGGGAGGACTGCGGTGACGGGAAGGACCCCGTGGTGCTGAAGAGCCTCTCCGTGGTGCCGGACCCCATCAGCATCCCGGGGAGCCTGCGCGTCAGCGCGGCCgtcagcagcagcaaggccatGGCTTCCCCTCTGAAG GCggtgctggtggtggagaagGCGCTGGGCGACCTCTGGATCCAGCTGCCCTGCATCGACCAGCTGGGCAGCTGCACCTACAACGACGTCTGCACCATCCTTGACGACCTCATCCCACCCGGCACGACCTGCCCGGAGCCTCTGCTCACCTACGGCATCCCCTGCCACTGCCCCTTCAAAGCG GGCTCCTACTCCCTGCCAGCCAGTGACTTCGACCTTCCCGACGTGGAGCTGCCTGCCTGGATGACCAACGGCAACTACCGTGTCCGGGCTGTCGTCAGCAGCGGCGGGCAGGAGCTCGGCTGCGTCAAGCTGGCCTTCTCCCTGCAGTCCCAGTGA